In Leisingera sp. NJS204, the following are encoded in one genomic region:
- a CDS encoding arsenate reductase/protein-tyrosine-phosphatase family protein — translation MELNIADKLSALAHPNRLALFRLLMRRYPDAVPAGEIASALDFKPNTASAYLSVLKQAGLIRQRRTGTSLMYTADLPGLRGMFDNLLTGCCQNRPDICSPFTNEERAMPTVEHPFNVLFICTGNSARSLLAEAILNRSGDGKFRAYSAGTCHSSSGPRPEVISLLRAKGYDTSALRSKDLDEFSVANAPGMDFIFTVCDHAANEECPAWPGQPMSAHWGLADPVRATGTDAERRLAFQQAYGLLRNRINAFAALPFDTLDRISLQHQVDGIGRVNSSD, via the coding sequence ATGGAATTAAATATTGCAGATAAGCTCAGCGCCCTTGCACATCCGAACCGTCTGGCGCTGTTCCGCCTGTTGATGCGGCGCTATCCGGACGCAGTTCCGGCGGGTGAGATCGCCTCGGCGCTGGACTTCAAGCCCAACACGGCTTCTGCTTACCTGTCAGTCCTGAAACAGGCCGGGCTAATCAGGCAGCGCCGTACCGGAACTTCGCTGATGTACACCGCCGATCTGCCTGGCTTGCGCGGTATGTTTGATAACTTGCTGACAGGCTGCTGCCAGAACCGGCCCGATATCTGCAGCCCTTTCACGAATGAAGAAAGGGCCATGCCGACGGTTGAGCACCCGTTTAACGTTCTGTTCATCTGTACTGGCAATTCCGCCCGGTCGCTGCTGGCAGAAGCCATCCTGAACCGATCAGGCGACGGCAAATTCCGCGCCTATTCAGCAGGGACCTGCCATTCTTCATCTGGCCCGCGCCCCGAAGTAATCTCTCTGCTACGGGCCAAAGGCTATGACACCAGCGCCTTGCGTTCCAAGGATCTGGATGAATTTTCCGTGGCAAACGCGCCTGGCATGGATTTCATCTTCACCGTCTGCGACCACGCCGCCAATGAGGAATGCCCGGCCTGGCCCGGCCAGCCGATGAGTGCCCATTGGGGGCTGGCAGATCCGGTCAGGGCGACAGGCACCGATGCCGAACGTCGCCTGGCCTTTCAGCAAGCCTATGGGCTGCTGCGCAACCGGATCAATGCCTTTGCAGCGCTGCCCTTTGACACACTCGACCGCATTTCGCTTCAGCATCAGGTTGACGGCATCGGCCGCGTGAATTCTTCCGACTAA
- a CDS encoding extracellular solute-binding protein: MYGAPALPPDFVSLPYANPDAPKGGKVVFGNTGGFDSLNPFTLKGTAPWQLRFWGYESLMGRSWDEPFTLYGLLAESIEVPEDRSWVEFTLREAARFSDGSPVTVEDVIWSYKTLGTQGHPRYRGFWTKVARIEQTGPRSLRLTFNTEDRELALIAGLRPILKKAQWQDKEFGADDLTGAPIGTGAYVVRNFEPGRFVTLSRNPDYWGKDLPFRRGTGNFDELRLDFFGDATVLFEAFKAGELSAVREFNADKWDSVYNFPAVTRGDVVKSEIPHQRPSGMTGLVMNSRRAPLDDWRVREALLLAFNFEYINGTVTGGVQPRITSYFSGSELGTLPGAAAGEVRTLLAPFADTLLPGTLEGYALPQGDGSKRNRRNLRKAMKLLADAGWNVTDGVLRKNDGTPLEFTVLIRQGDGEMKTITEIYARALERLGISLTAETVDNAQYVERQSAYDFDLTRYRRELSLSPGNEQRYYWGSDGVSQPGSRNLMGMDSPAAEAMIDAMLTAKDPEDFTAAVRALDRVLTAGRYVIPFWRFDAGRIAHVKEMRFPEYLPIYGDRTGFMPDVWWYQSD, translated from the coding sequence ATGTATGGGGCGCCTGCGCTGCCACCCGATTTTGTGTCTTTACCCTATGCCAACCCAGATGCGCCCAAAGGCGGCAAGGTGGTTTTCGGCAATACCGGCGGCTTTGACTCACTGAACCCGTTCACCCTTAAGGGGACCGCGCCGTGGCAGCTGAGGTTCTGGGGATACGAGAGCCTGATGGGCCGCTCCTGGGATGAGCCGTTCACGCTTTACGGTCTTTTGGCCGAATCGATTGAGGTGCCCGAGGACCGCTCCTGGGTCGAATTCACCCTTAGGGAGGCGGCGCGATTCTCCGATGGCAGCCCGGTGACCGTCGAAGATGTGATCTGGTCGTATAAGACATTGGGCACCCAAGGCCACCCGCGCTATCGCGGTTTCTGGACCAAGGTGGCGCGGATTGAACAGACCGGACCGCGCAGCCTGCGCCTGACCTTCAATACCGAAGACCGCGAGCTGGCACTGATCGCCGGACTGCGCCCGATCCTAAAAAAGGCGCAATGGCAGGACAAGGAATTCGGTGCCGATGACCTGACCGGCGCCCCGATTGGCACCGGCGCATATGTGGTCCGGAATTTCGAACCCGGCCGTTTCGTTACCCTGTCCAGAAACCCGGACTATTGGGGCAAAGACTTGCCCTTTCGGCGCGGTACCGGGAACTTTGACGAACTGCGCCTGGATTTCTTTGGCGATGCAACAGTTTTGTTCGAAGCCTTCAAGGCAGGCGAACTGAGCGCGGTGCGGGAATTCAATGCTGACAAATGGGACAGTGTCTATAACTTCCCGGCGGTGACCCGCGGCGATGTGGTCAAAAGCGAAATCCCGCATCAGCGCCCCTCCGGCATGACCGGGCTGGTGATGAACAGCCGCCGGGCTCCGCTGGATGACTGGCGCGTTCGCGAGGCGCTGCTGCTAGCGTTCAATTTTGAATACATCAACGGCACCGTGACTGGCGGCGTGCAGCCGCGGATCACCTCTTATTTCTCGGGATCCGAACTAGGCACGCTGCCCGGCGCAGCTGCTGGAGAGGTTCGCACACTGCTGGCCCCGTTTGCAGACACGCTGTTGCCCGGGACGCTGGAAGGCTACGCGCTGCCGCAGGGCGATGGCAGCAAGCGCAACCGCAGAAATCTGCGCAAGGCGATGAAACTGCTGGCCGATGCAGGATGGAACGTCACAGACGGCGTGCTGCGCAAGAACGATGGTACGCCATTGGAGTTCACCGTTCTGATCCGCCAAGGCGACGGCGAGATGAAGACCATCACTGAAATCTATGCCCGCGCACTGGAGCGGTTGGGCATATCCCTAACGGCGGAAACCGTCGATAATGCCCAGTATGTCGAACGCCAAAGCGCCTATGACTTCGATCTCACCCGTTACCGCCGAGAGTTGTCGCTAAGCCCCGGCAACGAACAGCGCTATTACTGGGGCAGCGACGGCGTCAGCCAGCCCGGCAGCCGCAACCTGATGGGCATGGACAGCCCCGCTGCCGAAGCGATGATTGATGCCATGCTGACAGCCAAGGACCCTGAGGATTTCACCGCCGCCGTGCGGGCGCTGGACCGGGTTTTGACCGCAGGGCGCTATGTCATTCCATTCTGGCGGTTCGATGCGGGGCGGATCGCCCATGTCAAGGAAATGCGGTTTCCGGAATACCTGCCGATCTACGGCGACCGGACCGGATTCATGCCAGATGTCTGGTGGTATCAATCAGACTGA
- a CDS encoding 3-hydroxybutyrate dehydrogenase, with the protein MSLQGKTAVITGSNSGIGLGVARELARAGADVVLNSFTDRDEDHALAAELAREFSVKAQYIQADMSKGPDCRMLIEQAGACDILVNNAGIQHVAPIDAFPQDKWDAIIAINMNSNFHTMAAALPGMRAAGWGRIVNIASAHGLTASPFKAAYVAAKHGVVGMTKTVALETAEEPITCNAICPGYVLTPLVEAQIPDTMEKYNMGREEVIKKVMLERQPSRAFATVEQLGGTTVFLCSDAAAQITGTTLSVDGGWTAL; encoded by the coding sequence ATGTCCTTGCAAGGGAAGACCGCCGTTATCACTGGATCAAATTCAGGTATTGGCCTGGGGGTTGCGCGCGAACTGGCGCGGGCCGGGGCCGATGTGGTTCTGAATTCATTCACCGACCGGGATGAAGATCACGCGCTGGCAGCAGAGCTCGCCCGTGAATTCAGCGTCAAGGCCCAGTACATTCAGGCTGATATGTCCAAAGGGCCGGATTGCCGGATGCTGATTGAGCAGGCCGGCGCCTGCGATATTCTGGTGAACAATGCAGGCATTCAGCATGTGGCGCCGATCGATGCGTTCCCGCAGGACAAATGGGACGCGATCATCGCGATCAACATGAATTCAAACTTTCATACCATGGCCGCCGCCTTGCCCGGAATGCGCGCGGCGGGCTGGGGGAGGATCGTCAATATTGCCTCGGCCCACGGGCTGACGGCCTCGCCGTTTAAGGCAGCTTATGTGGCGGCCAAGCACGGGGTTGTCGGGATGACCAAGACGGTGGCACTGGAAACCGCAGAGGAGCCGATCACCTGCAATGCGATCTGCCCGGGCTATGTGCTGACACCGCTGGTTGAGGCGCAGATCCCGGACACCATGGAGAAATACAACATGGGCCGCGAAGAGGTGATCAAGAAGGTGATGCTGGAGCGCCAGCCAAGCCGCGCGTTTGCCACTGTGGAACAACTGGGCGGCACCACGGTGTTCCTGTGTTCGGACGCAGCAGCGCAGATCACCGGCACCACGCTGAGTGTCGATGGCGGCTGGACGGCGCTGTAG
- a CDS encoding patatin-like phospholipase family protein, which produces MVKRINLALQGGGAHGAFTWGVLDRLLEDEGVEVAGITGTSAGALNGAAFKSGMVQGGRTGAKAALDKLWAQMGAVGDMRFAHWLTRFDAVAWTGALEAAMPFSPLETMSQMISPYHYGPFYKNPLQEVVDQFCFDDVCAGAGPELFVCATCVRTGKIRVFEGTGISTDAILASACLPDMFQAVEIEDPETGRMEAYWDGGFTGNPALFPLFRAELPGDVVIVNINPLEREEVPKTPQQIRNRVNEISFNSSLLRELRAINFVQRLLEDGTLEAGRMKQVRVHMIADDDLMTQLSVTTKLFPVPQILARLKQAGRDAAENFLAQDGENLGLRSSTDLPAMFS; this is translated from the coding sequence TTGGTGAAACGCATTAATCTGGCCCTGCAGGGCGGCGGCGCGCATGGGGCGTTTACCTGGGGAGTGCTGGACCGGCTGCTGGAGGATGAAGGGGTTGAGGTGGCTGGGATCACCGGCACCTCGGCCGGCGCATTGAACGGCGCGGCCTTCAAGTCCGGCATGGTTCAGGGCGGGCGGACCGGTGCCAAGGCGGCGCTGGACAAGTTGTGGGCGCAGATGGGGGCGGTGGGCGACATGCGCTTTGCCCATTGGCTGACCCGGTTTGATGCGGTGGCCTGGACCGGTGCATTGGAGGCTGCCATGCCATTCTCGCCGCTGGAAACCATGAGTCAGATGATCTCTCCCTATCACTACGGCCCTTTTTACAAGAACCCGCTGCAGGAGGTTGTCGATCAGTTCTGTTTCGATGATGTCTGCGCCGGGGCCGGGCCGGAGCTGTTTGTCTGCGCGACCTGTGTGCGCACGGGCAAGATCCGGGTCTTTGAGGGCACCGGGATCAGCACCGATGCAATTCTTGCCTCGGCCTGCCTGCCGGACATGTTCCAGGCGGTGGAAATCGAGGATCCGGAGACCGGCCGGATGGAGGCCTATTGGGATGGCGGTTTCACCGGCAATCCGGCGCTGTTTCCGTTATTCCGAGCAGAGTTGCCGGGGGATGTGGTGATTGTGAACATCAATCCGCTGGAGCGCGAGGAGGTTCCGAAGACGCCGCAGCAGATCCGCAACCGGGTGAATGAGATCAGCTTTAACTCGTCCTTGCTGCGGGAGCTGCGCGCCATCAATTTTGTGCAGCGGCTGCTGGAGGATGGCACGCTTGAGGCCGGGCGGATGAAGCAGGTTCGGGTGCACATGATTGCAGATGATGATCTGATGACGCAGCTGTCAGTCACCACCAAGCTGTTTCCGGTGCCGCAGATCCTGGCGCGGCTGAAACAGGCAGGGCGGGACGCGGCGGAGAACTTCCTGGCACAGGACGGTGAAAATCTCGGCCTGCGCTCTTCAACGGATCTGCCTGCGATGTTCAGCTAG
- a CDS encoding DUF502 domain-containing protein — MTTPFDEEPHRRRGLFASLRASFFTGIVVIAPVGLTIWLLWSVMGWIDSVVLPLVPHTVRPEQYIGINLRGVGLIIFLLFTIVVGWVAKGILGRSLISFAESLVERMPVVRTVYSGIKQISETVFAQSERSFEKACLVQYPRKGIWAIGFISTNAKGEIAKKVETSGGLVSVFLPTTPNPTSGFLLFVPEEDVIALDMSVEDSAKLVISAGLVYPNPKDPSKPLENGKKPALKEPA, encoded by the coding sequence ATGACCACGCCCTTCGACGAAGAACCTCACCGACGCCGCGGATTGTTTGCCAGTCTGCGCGCCTCCTTCTTTACCGGGATCGTCGTCATTGCGCCGGTAGGTCTGACCATCTGGCTTCTGTGGTCGGTGATGGGCTGGATCGACAGCGTGGTGCTGCCGCTGGTACCGCACACAGTCCGGCCCGAACAATACATCGGCATCAACCTGCGCGGTGTCGGGCTGATCATCTTTCTGCTGTTCACAATTGTTGTCGGCTGGGTCGCCAAGGGCATTCTGGGCCGGTCGCTGATCAGCTTTGCCGAAAGCCTGGTGGAACGCATGCCGGTGGTCCGCACCGTTTATTCGGGCATCAAGCAGATTTCCGAAACTGTCTTTGCCCAATCGGAACGCAGTTTTGAAAAGGCCTGCCTTGTCCAATACCCGCGCAAGGGCATCTGGGCGATCGGCTTCATTTCAACCAACGCCAAGGGTGAGATCGCCAAGAAGGTCGAAACCAGCGGCGGCCTGGTCAGTGTCTTTTTGCCGACCACACCAAACCCGACATCCGGCTTTCTGCTGTTCGTCCCCGAAGAGGATGTGATCGCGCTGGATATGTCGGTGGAGGATTCTGCCAAGCTGGTAATCTCGGCAGGCCTTGTCTACCCGAACCCCAAGGATCCTTCAAAGCCTTTGGAAAACGGCAAGAAACCAGCCCTGAAAGAACCCGCCTGA
- a CDS encoding pseudouridine-5'-phosphate glycosidase, with amino-acid sequence MIEIRTSSEVQAAKAAGQAIVALESTIITHGMPYPQNVEVAAQVEQDIRDGGAVPATMAVIKGVLHVGLEPDQLQALGQAQGVAKISRADMPACIATGGTGATTVAATMIAARLAGIEVFATGGIGGVHKGAETTFDISADLMELAQTPVTVVAAGAKAILDVPKTLEVLETQGVPVIAYGQDSFPAFWSAQSDLKAPLRMDDPAQIARAHATRQAMGLPGGQLIANPIPADAEIAAEELAPVITQAQSEADEQGISGKDVTPFLLRRIFELTEGRSLTANIALVRNNARLAAKIAQELNKLAQ; translated from the coding sequence GTGATCGAGATCCGCACTTCATCCGAGGTCCAGGCCGCCAAGGCTGCAGGACAGGCCATTGTTGCGCTGGAAAGCACCATCATCACCCATGGCATGCCCTACCCGCAGAATGTCGAGGTCGCCGCACAGGTAGAACAAGACATCCGCGATGGTGGCGCGGTGCCCGCCACCATGGCCGTTATAAAAGGCGTGCTGCATGTGGGGCTGGAACCCGATCAATTGCAGGCGCTTGGCCAGGCGCAGGGGGTTGCCAAGATCTCCCGCGCCGACATGCCCGCTTGTATCGCCACAGGCGGCACCGGTGCCACCACTGTTGCGGCCACGATGATTGCCGCGCGTCTGGCCGGGATTGAAGTCTTTGCCACCGGCGGCATCGGAGGCGTCCACAAAGGCGCGGAAACCACATTCGATATCTCCGCCGACCTGATGGAACTGGCGCAGACCCCGGTCACCGTGGTGGCGGCAGGCGCCAAAGCCATTCTTGACGTGCCGAAAACGCTGGAAGTGCTGGAAACCCAGGGCGTGCCGGTCATCGCCTATGGCCAAGACAGCTTTCCGGCCTTTTGGTCGGCCCAGTCGGATCTGAAGGCACCGCTGCGCATGGATGATCCGGCACAGATTGCCCGCGCCCATGCCACACGGCAGGCAATGGGGCTGCCCGGCGGCCAGCTGATCGCCAACCCGATCCCGGCAGACGCCGAAATCGCGGCAGAGGAACTGGCTCCGGTCATCACTCAGGCCCAATCGGAGGCGGATGAACAAGGCATCTCGGGCAAGGATGTGACCCCCTTCCTGCTGCGCCGCATCTTCGAGCTGACCGAAGGCCGTTCGCTTACCGCCAATATCGCATTGGTGCGCAACAACGCCCGGCTGGCGGCAAAGATCGCACAGGAACTGAACAAACTGGCACAATGA
- a CDS encoding PfkB family carbohydrate kinase: MTQASHSRTPAILCIGSVLWDIIGRCRTEMQRGSDMPGRITRLPGGVAMNIAMTLSRFGMQPALLTAVGRDPEGDELIHACSHFGLITDHIYRSEDLPTDRYMAVEGANGLIAAIADAHSLEAAGDKILRPLSNGALGTAETPYTGQVALDGNLTLSLLDDIVASPAFAKADLRVAPASPGKAERLRPFLNRTRGTLYVNLEEAGILCQAEFTDSETAAKAMLDRGAARVLVTDGGSSATVADAQGAITLVPPRVTVARVTGAGDTFMAAHIVAEARGEDRKTALASALKAAATYVSGEPPL; the protein is encoded by the coding sequence ATGACACAAGCCTCTCATTCCCGGACACCTGCCATCCTATGCATCGGATCGGTTCTGTGGGACATCATCGGCCGTTGCAGAACGGAAATGCAGCGCGGCTCGGACATGCCCGGGCGCATCACCCGGCTGCCTGGCGGCGTGGCCATGAACATCGCCATGACCCTGTCGCGGTTCGGCATGCAGCCTGCCCTGCTGACGGCCGTGGGCCGCGATCCCGAAGGAGACGAGCTGATCCATGCCTGCAGCCACTTCGGCCTGATCACCGACCACATCTACCGCTCCGAGGATCTGCCCACCGACCGCTACATGGCTGTTGAGGGTGCCAACGGGCTGATCGCCGCCATTGCCGATGCCCATTCGCTGGAGGCGGCAGGCGACAAGATCCTGCGCCCGCTGTCCAACGGCGCACTGGGTACCGCGGAGACCCCCTACACGGGTCAGGTTGCGCTGGATGGAAACCTTACATTGTCGCTGCTGGATGACATTGTCGCCAGCCCGGCCTTTGCCAAGGCAGACTTGCGGGTGGCGCCTGCTTCCCCTGGCAAGGCGGAACGGCTGCGCCCCTTCCTCAACCGCACCCGCGGCACGCTCTATGTGAACCTCGAAGAAGCCGGCATCCTGTGCCAAGCCGAATTCACCGACAGCGAAACCGCCGCTAAGGCGATGCTGGACCGCGGCGCGGCGCGGGTGCTGGTCACTGATGGCGGCTCCTCTGCCACTGTAGCCGATGCCCAGGGCGCCATCACCCTTGTCCCGCCCCGCGTCACGGTTGCCCGCGTGACCGGCGCAGGTGATACCTTCATGGCCGCCCATATCGTTGCCGAGGCACGGGGCGAAGACCGCAAGACCGCTTTGGCCTCCGCCCTCAAGGCTGCGGCCACCTATGTTTCAGGAGAACCACCGCTGTGA
- a CDS encoding DUF4198 domain-containing protein, giving the protein MQYRLFCSILCAGLTLGAAPLLSHEFWIEPEKYQVNSGTTVVASLRNGQEFNGAEQPYLDHRIARFEVIKDGSASPYKGRMGDMPAFSADETGDGLTVIIHQTQPQTLTYETWEGFQAFIDHKGFAGIPSQHTERGLPDAGFAEQYTRHAKALVAIGSGEGSDLDTGMETEIVALANPYTDDLVAGFPVQVLYQGNPRPQVQVEVFAKAQDGSVTISTRLTDSQGKSVIPVLPGHTYLLDAVVLRPAPEDKDHVWESLWAALTFAVPLR; this is encoded by the coding sequence ATGCAATACCGCCTGTTCTGCTCAATTCTCTGTGCCGGGCTGACTTTGGGGGCCGCCCCGCTGTTATCCCACGAGTTTTGGATCGAGCCGGAAAAATATCAAGTGAATTCCGGTACTACAGTGGTGGCCAGTCTGCGCAACGGGCAGGAATTCAACGGCGCCGAGCAGCCCTATCTGGATCACCGGATCGCCCGGTTCGAGGTCATAAAGGACGGATCAGCGTCCCCCTATAAGGGCCGGATGGGCGATATGCCTGCGTTCTCAGCGGATGAGACCGGCGATGGTTTGACCGTGATCATCCACCAGACACAGCCGCAGACACTGACCTATGAAACATGGGAAGGTTTTCAGGCCTTCATTGACCACAAGGGTTTTGCCGGCATCCCCAGTCAGCATACCGAACGCGGCCTGCCCGACGCGGGCTTTGCCGAGCAATACACCCGCCATGCCAAGGCTCTGGTGGCCATCGGCAGCGGTGAAGGGTCCGATCTGGACACCGGTATGGAGACCGAAATCGTAGCCCTCGCCAATCCCTATACCGATGATCTGGTAGCGGGGTTCCCGGTTCAGGTTCTGTACCAGGGCAACCCGCGCCCGCAGGTGCAGGTCGAGGTCTTTGCCAAAGCCCAGGACGGCAGTGTCACCATCAGCACCCGGCTGACAGATTCACAGGGAAAATCCGTCATCCCAGTACTACCGGGGCATACCTATCTGCTGGACGCTGTGGTCCTGCGCCCTGCGCCGGAGGACAAAGATCACGTGTGGGAAAGCCTTTGGGCCGCGCTGACCTTTGCCGTGCCGCTACGCTGA